The Hyphomonadaceae bacterium ML37 genome includes a region encoding these proteins:
- the lpxA gene encoding acyl-ACP--UDP-N-acetylglucosamine O-acyltransferase, whose protein sequence is MTQIHPTAIIDASAKIGTDAEIGPYCIIGPNVEIGARTRLHSHVSVQGWTKIGEDCILHPFVALGEPPQDFKYKGGEVRLEIGDRNVLREQVTMHLGTPTARGMTRVGSGGYFMVGAHIAHDCIVGDNVVFANNATLGGESTLGDFVIMGGLSALHQKCRIGKYAFVGGGAAVTGDLIPYGMADNHGWLAGLNLVGLKRRGFSRETIHNLRAAYRLLYAEEGAFNERIEDAARLFANAREVMEIIEFIRAPAARPLCFPEPR, encoded by the coding sequence ATGACGCAGATTCACCCCACCGCCATCATCGATGCGTCCGCGAAAATCGGGACGGATGCCGAGATCGGCCCCTATTGCATCATCGGTCCCAATGTGGAGATCGGCGCGCGCACGCGGCTGCACTCCCACGTCTCGGTGCAGGGCTGGACGAAGATCGGGGAGGATTGCATCCTGCACCCGTTCGTGGCGCTGGGCGAACCGCCCCAGGATTTCAAATACAAGGGCGGCGAGGTCCGGCTCGAGATCGGCGACCGCAATGTGCTGCGCGAACAGGTCACCATGCATCTGGGCACGCCCACGGCGCGCGGCATGACGCGTGTGGGGTCGGGCGGCTATTTCATGGTGGGCGCCCATATCGCCCATGACTGCATCGTCGGCGACAACGTGGTGTTCGCCAACAACGCCACGCTGGGCGGCGAATCCACGCTGGGCGATTTCGTGATCATGGGCGGGCTGTCGGCGCTGCACCAGAAATGCCGGATCGGCAAATACGCCTTCGTCGGCGGCGGTGCGGCGGTGACCGGCGATCTCATCCCCTATGGCATGGCGGACAATCACGGCTGGCTCGCCGGGCTTAATCTGGTGGGCCTGAAACGCCGGGGCTTCTCGCGCGAGACCATCCATAATCTGCGGGCGGCCTACCGCCTGCTCTATGCCGAAGAGGGCGCGTTCAACGAGCGCATCGAGGACGCGGCGCGCCTGTTCGCCAATGCGCGCGAAGTGATGGAAATCATCGAGTTCATCAGGGCGCCCGCCGCCCGGCCGCTTTGCTTCCCGGAACCGCGCTGA
- the fabZ gene encoding 3-hydroxyacyl-ACP dehydratase FabZ gives MSAQDIITPDEILRRLPHRHPFLLVDRAERYVPGQSILGIKCVSAADPYFPGHFPGNPVMPGVLIIEAMAQTGAILMSKTLDADIANTVIYFMGVDHARFRKPVRPGDLLEMPVEVTASRRGVFKFKGEARVNGVKCAEAEFAATSAPREAGNP, from the coding sequence ATGAGCGCGCAGGACATCATCACGCCGGACGAGATTCTGCGCCGCTTGCCGCACCGCCACCCCTTCCTGCTGGTGGACCGGGCTGAGCGCTATGTGCCGGGTCAGTCAATCCTGGGCATCAAGTGCGTGTCGGCGGCGGATCCCTATTTCCCCGGGCACTTCCCGGGCAACCCCGTCATGCCGGGCGTGCTGATCATCGAGGCGATGGCCCAGACCGGGGCCATCCTGATGTCCAAAACGCTGGATGCCGACATTGCCAATACCGTGATCTATTTCATGGGCGTGGACCATGCCCGCTTTCGCAAACCGGTGCGGCCGGGTGACCTTCTGGAAATGCCGGTGGAAGTCACCGCCAGCCGGCGCGGCGTGTTCAAGTTCAAGGGCGAGGCGCGCGTCAATGGCGTGAAATGCGCCGAAGCGGAGTTCGCGGCGACCTCCGCCCCGCGGGAGGCGGGCAACCCATGA
- the lpxD gene encoding UDP-3-O-(3-hydroxymyristoyl)glucosamine N-acyltransferase: MGADPRFFERLGPLTAGDLAARTGARCEGDPAAPVNDVAEPATAPQGALVFLTRAPAELFSAPGVVVIAPDAATGLIQAAAVLVHEAPRAAFARAAALFLTQRFHDGPDLIAPSARIDASARIAPGVIIGPDAQIGAHAEIDPGVVIGPGVVIGAHTRIGARAALQCAIVGQHCDISAGAVVGEAGFGLAYEAGAIVTLPHLGRVLIEDEVTIGANSTIDRGMLRDTVLGRGCRIDNLCHIGHNVTVGHHAVMAAFAGVSGSVDIGPGAQFGGRVGIADHLKIGAGARLAADAAVMRDVPAGETWAGSPAQPLKSFMRETAWLRRQSGRKPRKAEPGEGAA, from the coding sequence GTGGGGGCCGATCCGCGCTTCTTTGAGCGGCTCGGCCCGCTGACCGCGGGTGATCTGGCGGCGCGCACCGGTGCGCGCTGCGAAGGCGACCCGGCCGCGCCGGTCAACGACGTGGCCGAGCCCGCCACCGCCCCTCAGGGCGCGCTGGTGTTTCTCACCCGCGCCCCCGCCGAGCTCTTCTCGGCGCCGGGCGTGGTCGTGATCGCGCCAGACGCGGCGACTGGCCTGATTCAGGCCGCCGCCGTATTGGTTCATGAGGCCCCGCGCGCGGCGTTCGCCCGGGCGGCGGCGCTCTTTCTGACCCAGCGTTTTCATGACGGTCCTGACCTGATCGCGCCGTCGGCGCGGATCGATGCCTCGGCGCGCATTGCGCCAGGCGTCATCATCGGCCCTGACGCGCAGATCGGCGCTCATGCGGAGATCGATCCGGGCGTGGTGATCGGGCCGGGCGTGGTGATCGGCGCCCATACGCGCATCGGCGCGCGCGCCGCCTTGCAATGCGCGATTGTCGGCCAGCACTGCGATATCTCCGCGGGCGCGGTGGTCGGCGAGGCAGGTTTCGGGCTGGCCTATGAAGCCGGTGCGATCGTGACGCTGCCGCATCTGGGCCGCGTCCTCATCGAGGATGAAGTGACCATCGGCGCCAATTCCACCATCGACCGGGGCATGCTGCGCGATACGGTCCTGGGCCGCGGCTGCCGGATCGATAATCTTTGCCATATCGGCCACAACGTCACCGTCGGCCACCATGCGGTGATGGCCGCGTTTGCGGGCGTGTCGGGCAGTGTGGATATCGGGCCGGGCGCGCAGTTTGGCGGCCGGGTGGGGATCGCCGACCATCTCAAAATCGGCGCAGGCGCGCGCCTGGCGGCGGATGCAGCCGTGATGCGTGATGTGCCCGCAGGCGAGACCTGGGCCGGATCGCCGGCCCAGCCGCTGAAAAGCTTCATGCGGGAAACCGCGTGGCTGCGCCGCCAGAGCGGACGAAAGCCCAGGAAAGCCGAGCCGGGGGAGGGCGCAGCATGA
- the lpxI gene encoding UDP-2,3-diacylglucosamine diphosphatase LpxI (LpxI, functionally equivalent to LpxH, replaces it in LPS biosynthesis in a minority of bacteria.), with protein sequence MAGAWTRLGLIAGGGELPVHVAEAARADGRLATVVALKGFADPARFEGAKTRGLGELGGVMKDLAQARCDAVCFAGIVSRPDFSQIKPDFKGISVLPKMIAAAARGDDALLRTVIGVFEAEGLAVVGADEIARELTAREGYLGAQRPDEAQRRDALRALHIAGVIGAEDVGQGAVVCDGLVLAVEAQEGTDAMLRRVADLPATLRGTPQQRRGVLAKRPKPGQERRIDLPVIGVSTVEGAACAGLAGIAAPAGGALILGAEAVARAAEDAGLFVWIVNDAASGDGAVGDG encoded by the coding sequence ATGGCGGGCGCCTGGACGCGTCTGGGCCTGATCGCAGGCGGGGGCGAGCTGCCCGTCCATGTCGCCGAGGCCGCCCGGGCCGATGGCCGGCTGGCGACTGTTGTGGCGCTGAAAGGCTTCGCTGACCCGGCCCGGTTTGAGGGCGCGAAGACACGCGGGTTGGGCGAGCTGGGCGGGGTGATGAAGGACCTGGCGCAGGCCAGGTGCGACGCGGTGTGCTTCGCCGGCATTGTCAGCCGCCCGGACTTTTCCCAGATCAAGCCTGACTTCAAAGGCATCTCCGTGCTTCCCAAAATGATTGCGGCGGCGGCGCGCGGCGATGACGCCTTGCTGCGCACGGTGATCGGCGTGTTTGAAGCCGAAGGCCTGGCCGTGGTGGGCGCCGACGAAATCGCCCGCGAGCTGACGGCGCGCGAAGGCTATCTGGGTGCGCAGCGGCCTGACGAGGCCCAGCGCCGCGATGCGCTGCGCGCGCTCCATATCGCGGGCGTGATCGGCGCGGAGGATGTGGGGCAAGGCGCCGTGGTCTGTGACGGGCTGGTGCTCGCCGTAGAGGCGCAGGAGGGCACCGATGCGATGCTGCGACGCGTCGCGGATCTGCCCGCAACCCTTCGCGGCACGCCGCAGCAGCGGCGCGGCGTGCTCGCCAAGCGGCCCAAGCCGGGGCAGGAGCGGCGCATCGATCTGCCCGTGATCGGCGTGTCGACGGTGGAGGGCGCCGCCTGCGCCGGGCTGGCGGGCATCGCCGCGCCGGCGGGCGGCGCGCTGATCCTGGGCGCCGAGGCGGTGGCGCGCGCGGCTGAAGACGCAGGCCTGTTTGTCTGGATCGTCAATGATGCGGCGAGCGGCGACGGGGCGGTGGGCGATGGCTAG
- the gltA gene encoding citrate synthase yields the protein MKNKVQNKGAAQLTINGKTYDLPVLAGSVGPDVIDIRTLYRDAGVFTYDPGFTSTASCESQITYIDGDEGVLLYRGYPIDQLADNASFIETAYLLLHGDLPTKDELHSFDWTIRRHTMLHDQFDQFFRGFRRDAHPMAIMVGTVGALSAFYHDSTDINDLQARTISAHRMIAKMPTIAARAYKYSIGQPFITPRNELDYAANFLRMCFAVPAEDYVVSPTLARAMDKIFILHADHEQNASTSTVRLAGSSGANPFACIASGIASLWGPAHGGANEAALTMLEEIGSVDRIPEYVRRAKDKNDPFRLMGFGHRVYKNYDPRAKVMRDTCHAVLDELGVRDEPLLAVAMELERIALEDEYFVEKKLYPNIDFYSGITLRAMGFPTDMFTVLFAVARTVGWIAQWSEMIEDPSQKIGRPRQVFTGAPERGYVKLDKR from the coding sequence ATGAAAAACAAGGTTCAGAACAAGGGCGCAGCCCAGCTGACGATCAACGGCAAGACCTATGACCTGCCGGTCCTGGCCGGCTCGGTGGGCCCGGACGTGATCGACATCCGCACCCTCTACCGCGATGCGGGCGTGTTCACCTATGATCCCGGCTTCACCTCCACCGCCAGCTGTGAAAGCCAGATCACCTATATCGACGGCGATGAGGGCGTGCTGCTCTATCGCGGCTATCCCATCGACCAGCTGGCCGACAACGCCAGCTTCATCGAAACCGCCTATCTCCTGCTGCATGGCGATCTGCCCACCAAGGACGAGCTGCACAGCTTTGACTGGACGATCCGCCGGCACACCATGCTGCACGACCAGTTCGACCAGTTCTTCCGCGGTTTCCGCCGCGACGCCCACCCGATGGCGATCATGGTCGGCACGGTCGGCGCGCTCAGCGCCTTCTATCACGACTCCACCGACATCAATGACCTGCAGGCGCGCACCATCTCGGCCCACCGCATGATCGCAAAAATGCCGACCATCGCCGCGCGCGCCTATAAATACTCCATCGGCCAGCCCTTCATCACGCCGCGCAACGAGCTCGATTACGCGGCCAACTTCCTGCGCATGTGCTTCGCCGTCCCGGCCGAGGATTACGTCGTGTCCCCGACGCTGGCGCGCGCCATGGACAAGATTTTCATCCTGCACGCCGATCACGAGCAGAACGCGTCGACCTCCACGGTGCGTCTGGCCGGCTCCTCGGGCGCCAACCCGTTCGCCTGCATCGCGTCGGGCATCGCCTCGCTCTGGGGTCCGGCCCATGGCGGCGCCAATGAAGCCGCGCTGACTATGCTGGAGGAAATCGGCTCGGTGGACCGCATTCCTGAGTATGTGCGCCGCGCCAAGGACAAGAATGATCCGTTCCGCCTGATGGGCTTCGGTCACCGCGTCTACAAGAATTACGACCCGCGCGCCAAGGTGATGCGCGACACCTGCCACGCCGTGCTGGACGAGCTGGGCGTGCGCGACGAGCCGCTGCTGGCCGTGGCCATGGAGCTGGAGCGCATCGCACTGGAGGACGAGTATTTCGTCGAGAAGAAGCTCTATCCCAATATCGACTTCTATTCGGGTATCACCCTGCGGGCGATGGGCTTCCCCACCGACATGTTCACCGTGCTGTTCGCCGTGGCGCGCACCGTCGGCTGGATCGCCCAGTGGAGCGAGATGATCGAAGACCCCAGCCAGAAAATCGGCCGTCCGCGCCAGGTCTTCACCGGCGCGCCCGAGCGCGGCTATGTGAAGCTGGACAAGCGGTAG
- the lpxB gene encoding lipid-A-disaccharide synthase — MASPARIYIAAAEASGDMLGAELIDALRRADPNVQIAGMGGAEMARRGVVSTFDISELSVFGLLDGVRIVKLVHERAEQAAEAAAAFGADAAVLIDSWGFMLRLAWKLEARAPDIKRIKYVGPQVFAARRGRAKVLARHVDHLLAIHPFDAEYFEPHGLKTTFVGNPALARDLSGDGPAFRQRHGIGAEDELLLMLLGSRRGELERLFAPFAAAAGRLREARPQTRLVTALAPSIAVQAREMIAAEPAFSNLVVVDAPERLDAFHAADAALACSGTVTLELARLGVPTIAAYRLGWMNWALARYVLMKAKYISLVNIAADEMLIPEYVQMDCTGDRLAEAAYALLEDARGRDALSERLREVTAVMAGEGGDPATVAARAVLELVRAKAGGVRV, encoded by the coding sequence ATGGCTAGCCCGGCGCGCATCTATATCGCCGCCGCCGAAGCCTCGGGCGATATGCTGGGCGCCGAGCTGATTGATGCGCTGCGCCGGGCCGACCCCAACGTCCAGATCGCCGGCATGGGCGGAGCGGAGATGGCGCGCCGGGGCGTCGTGTCAACGTTTGATATTTCGGAATTATCGGTGTTCGGCCTGCTGGACGGGGTGCGCATCGTCAAGCTGGTCCATGAGCGGGCCGAGCAGGCGGCGGAGGCCGCGGCCGCGTTCGGCGCCGACGCGGCGGTGCTGATCGATTCCTGGGGCTTCATGCTGCGCCTGGCCTGGAAGCTGGAGGCGCGCGCGCCGGACATAAAGCGCATCAAATATGTCGGCCCGCAGGTCTTCGCCGCGCGCCGCGGCCGGGCGAAAGTCCTGGCGCGCCATGTGGATCACCTGCTGGCGATCCACCCGTTCGACGCTGAGTATTTCGAGCCCCACGGGCTGAAGACGACCTTCGTGGGCAATCCGGCGCTGGCGCGCGATCTGTCCGGCGACGGGCCGGCGTTCCGCCAGCGCCACGGGATCGGGGCGGAAGACGAATTGCTCCTGATGCTTCTGGGCAGCCGCCGGGGCGAGCTGGAGCGTCTGTTCGCGCCCTTCGCCGCTGCGGCGGGCCGCCTGCGCGAAGCCAGGCCCCAGACCCGTCTGGTCACCGCGCTGGCGCCCTCCATCGCGGTGCAGGCGCGCGAGATGATTGCGGCCGAGCCGGCTTTCTCCAATCTGGTGGTCGTGGATGCGCCCGAGCGCCTCGACGCGTTTCACGCCGCCGACGCGGCGCTGGCGTGTTCAGGCACGGTGACGCTGGAGCTGGCGCGCCTGGGCGTGCCGACCATCGCCGCCTATCGCCTGGGCTGGATGAACTGGGCGCTCGCCCGCTATGTCCTGATGAAGGCCAAATATATTTCGCTGGTGAACATCGCCGCCGACGAGATGCTGATCCCCGAATATGTCCAGATGGACTGCACCGGCGACCGGCTGGCGGAAGCCGCCTACGCCCTGCTGGAGGACGCCCGCGGCCGCGACGCCCTGTCAGAACGCCTGCGCGAGGTGACGGCGGTCATGGCCGGTGAGGGCGGCGATCCGGCGACGGTGGCGGCGCGGGCGGTGCTGGAGCTGGTGCGGGCGAAGGCGGGCGGCGTGCGGGTTTGA